One Halobaculum marinum genomic window carries:
- a CDS encoding heavy metal translocating P-type ATPase: MDVSSSLTSNTSSRLAGLTDRPEILRQVVFVAITLLGMIGGLVGSWVGAPSWVVWGCYGAAYVFGGWYGIKESIKAFREPAIEIDFLMIVAALGALYIDAPFEGAMLLFLFSLSGVLEEYAIGRSRSAIKSLVEMRPESAQVLDDGEETETHIDEVAVGDVFVVRPGDRIPLDGVVEAGESTVDQSSLTGESVPVPKEPGDDIFSGTINESGSLEVRVTREPDESALSRLIRMVEEAQEKRAPTQQLLDRLEQPYVLGVFAMTILAIAVPMVLLNHTFEPTFYRAMTLMVAASPCAIIISTPAAVLSAISAGGRQGLLFKGGEHIETAGNTDAVAFDKTGTLTEGNTRLTELHTRDGAHVSTDGGIQSDATEDSTRATESLTADRLLALAAAVQSRSEHHLAEATVEAANERSLDIPGASGFEAVVGKGVRATVGGQTLHIGNPRYVATVLADRDIDGRETGLDAVRDLEQNGETSVLVIGEVDGRLSVLGWLAFTDTIRSDAKETIDQLRDQGIEKIVMLTGDNERVAQHTAEELGIDEVYAELLPEEKIDHIEALQERHEAVAMVGDGVNDAPALATADISIGMGGAGTDVALETADIVLMSDKLSRLPYAFALSRKARRTLHVNFAIAFGAIAIMLTAILATGLPLPLAVVGHEGSTVLVSLNGLRLLRFGD; this comes from the coding sequence ATGGACGTCTCTTCGAGTTTGACATCGAACACATCTAGCCGTCTCGCGGGGTTAACGGACCGGCCAGAGATTCTGCGTCAGGTCGTGTTCGTCGCGATTACGCTTCTCGGGATGATCGGCGGACTGGTGGGCAGTTGGGTCGGCGCACCATCGTGGGTCGTCTGGGGCTGTTACGGTGCCGCGTACGTGTTCGGTGGCTGGTACGGAATCAAAGAGAGCATCAAGGCGTTTCGGGAGCCCGCGATAGAAATCGACTTCCTGATGATCGTCGCAGCGCTGGGTGCGCTCTACATCGATGCACCGTTCGAGGGCGCGATGCTCCTCTTTTTGTTCTCGCTGTCGGGCGTCCTCGAAGAGTACGCGATCGGGCGCTCACGGTCGGCGATCAAGTCCCTGGTCGAGATGCGACCGGAGTCCGCACAGGTCCTCGACGACGGGGAAGAGACGGAGACACACATCGACGAGGTCGCCGTCGGCGACGTGTTCGTCGTGCGGCCCGGCGACCGAATACCGCTGGACGGGGTTGTCGAGGCCGGCGAGAGTACTGTCGATCAATCGTCGCTCACCGGGGAGTCGGTCCCCGTCCCGAAAGAGCCCGGCGACGACATCTTCAGCGGCACGATCAACGAGTCGGGCAGCCTCGAAGTGCGCGTAACCCGGGAGCCAGATGAGTCCGCGCTCTCTCGCCTCATCCGCATGGTCGAGGAGGCCCAAGAGAAGCGAGCGCCGACGCAGCAACTCCTCGACCGCTTAGAACAGCCCTACGTACTGGGCGTGTTCGCGATGACCATCCTCGCCATCGCGGTCCCGATGGTCCTCCTGAATCACACGTTCGAGCCGACGTTCTATCGCGCGATGACGCTCATGGTCGCGGCGTCGCCGTGTGCGATCATCATCTCGACGCCAGCGGCGGTGCTCTCGGCCATCTCCGCGGGCGGGCGACAGGGGCTGCTGTTCAAGGGCGGCGAACACATCGAGACCGCTGGCAACACCGACGCCGTCGCCTTCGACAAGACGGGGACGCTCACGGAAGGCAACACGCGCTTGACCGAACTCCACACACGTGACGGCGCACACGTGTCGACTGACGGAGGTATCCAAAGCGACGCGACCGAGGACAGCACCCGCGCTACTGAGTCGTTGACAGCGGATCGGCTGCTCGCGCTCGCGGCAGCGGTTCAGTCTCGCTCGGAACACCACCTCGCCGAGGCGACTGTCGAGGCCGCCAACGAACGTTCGCTCGACATTCCGGGTGCCAGTGGCTTCGAGGCCGTCGTCGGTAAGGGCGTCCGGGCGACCGTTGGGGGGCAGACCCTCCACATCGGCAACCCGCGCTATGTCGCGACCGTCCTGGCCGACCGCGATATCGACGGCCGTGAGACCGGGCTCGACGCCGTCCGTGACCTCGAACAGAACGGAGAAACGAGTGTCCTCGTGATCGGTGAGGTGGACGGCCGCCTGAGCGTCCTGGGGTGGCTTGCGTTCACCGACACGATCCGATCCGACGCGAAAGAGACCATCGACCAACTCCGGGACCAGGGCATCGAAAAGATCGTCATGCTCACGGGCGACAACGAACGCGTCGCCCAACACACGGCGGAGGAACTTGGTATCGACGAAGTGTACGCCGAGTTACTGCCCGAGGAGAAGATCGACCACATCGAGGCGCTCCAGGAACGTCACGAGGCCGTCGCGATGGTCGGGGACGGGGTGAACGACGCCCCGGCGCTCGCCACGGCGGACATCAGCATCGGCATGGGCGGCGCCGGAACTGACGTGGCACTCGAAACAGCGGACATTGTCCTGATGTCGGACAAGCTCAGTCGACTCCCCTACGCATTCGCGCTCAGTCGGAAGGCCCGCCGTACGCTGCACGTCAACTTCGCAATCGCCTTCGGAGCAATCGCAATTATGCTGACTGCGATACTCGCTACAGGGCTTCCACTCCCGCTCGCGGTCGTCGGCCACGAGGGTTCGACTGTCCTCGTGAGTTTGAACGGATTGCGTCTGCTGCGATTCGGCGACTGA
- a CDS encoding GAF domain-containing protein: MTPGPLPPPLAETEAVFDGASTPLTTPEVAAHLDVGRRSTYNRLQDLVDRDRLRTKKVGANARIWWRSSPSTATAGADGAATTSTPDGDAPEQLADAIDADRLDPLLDILDDGVFTLDAAGRYTWVNETYTSLVGRDGEDLVGTHVSTVFDDPDVLDAIETCGRELHRGERESARRDTQVAVSGGQSRAVAVTVTAVATDDGLDRFGVVTDTTERDERERALVEANTQLQTLVDTIPNGTVTLVDDDLRYVTAFGTTSDSLDVSAADLEGKRIADVLPEEVADQLVPAYEAALAGAHYESDVTVGDRTYECHHVPVRDGDGEVYAAFGIAQDVTEREEIAGALRRQLQRQAGVTELARHALGGGRPDALFDEAVDLLASTLDVSRCGVFDATAVDGELSRRAGVGWSDADAPLPLDGGDAHRALASGETVVVSDGATSGIWAPIAPRDDSWGVVAVEGAVDGSVADRDVVFVESVATLLAVALARHYREIEAEARRDFEVAVNNLHDVVRDVTAAVIDRSTREEIEQTVCDRLADSESYEFAWIGAVDETADTVSLRAEAGVEGYLDEVTLSVDPDADPDGGPTADAVRTRTAQFTNDARTDPRHAPVRDRVRQFGFRSSAAIPITHEGTIYGVLNVYAARPNAFGERERDVIAQLGEVVGHAIAAAERKQALLSDELVELTVRIDDVFEGVATSVPPAGTFTFDYMVPLSGGDFLVYGTATPDAMSFLRDVEEHNPEWDSVTVRSHGPPVTFELRGVDLPVFSAIASRGGHLERAVVDEGDLRMTLYFAPSVDIPGAIETLRRNYPQTVLRRRRQFTRSFEDTVRVHRRMVTDLTDRQRTALEAAYHAGFFEWPRDTSGEEVAAAMDVAPPTFHQHLRKAQRKVYDAVFESPIERPE, from the coding sequence ATGACCCCAGGGCCACTGCCGCCACCGCTCGCGGAGACGGAGGCGGTGTTCGACGGGGCCTCGACGCCGCTCACGACGCCGGAGGTGGCCGCACACCTCGACGTCGGGCGTCGAAGCACCTACAACCGACTCCAAGACCTCGTCGACCGAGACCGTCTGCGAACGAAGAAGGTCGGCGCGAACGCCCGCATCTGGTGGCGCTCGTCGCCGTCGACGGCGACCGCGGGGGCCGACGGAGCGGCGACCACGTCGACACCGGACGGGGACGCCCCCGAGCAACTCGCTGATGCCATCGACGCGGATCGGCTCGATCCGCTCCTCGACATCCTCGACGACGGCGTGTTCACCCTGGACGCGGCGGGGCGGTACACCTGGGTGAACGAGACGTACACCTCCCTGGTCGGCCGTGACGGGGAGGACCTCGTCGGTACGCACGTCTCGACGGTGTTCGACGATCCAGACGTGCTCGACGCTATCGAGACGTGCGGGCGAGAACTCCACCGTGGCGAGCGCGAGAGTGCGCGTCGAGACACACAGGTGGCTGTGTCCGGTGGGCAGTCGCGGGCGGTCGCGGTGACGGTCACGGCGGTCGCGACCGACGACGGCCTCGACCGCTTCGGCGTCGTCACGGACACGACCGAGCGCGACGAGCGCGAACGGGCGCTGGTCGAGGCGAACACGCAACTCCAGACGCTCGTCGACACCATCCCCAACGGGACTGTCACGCTCGTCGACGACGACCTCCGGTACGTCACGGCGTTCGGGACGACGAGCGACTCACTCGACGTCTCCGCGGCGGACCTCGAGGGGAAGCGAATCGCGGACGTCCTGCCCGAGGAGGTCGCCGACCAGCTCGTGCCGGCCTACGAGGCGGCGCTGGCGGGAGCACACTACGAGTCCGACGTGACGGTCGGGGACCGAACGTACGAGTGTCACCACGTGCCCGTCCGCGACGGGGACGGCGAGGTGTACGCGGCGTTCGGCATCGCCCAGGACGTCACCGAACGTGAGGAAATCGCCGGCGCTCTCCGTCGGCAACTCCAGCGCCAGGCGGGCGTCACCGAACTCGCTCGCCACGCACTCGGCGGCGGGCGGCCGGACGCGTTGTTCGACGAGGCGGTCGACCTCCTCGCTTCGACCCTCGACGTCTCCCGGTGTGGGGTGTTCGACGCCACCGCGGTCGACGGGGAACTCAGCCGTCGGGCTGGTGTCGGCTGGAGTGACGCCGACGCTCCCTTGCCCCTGGACGGTGGCGACGCCCACCGTGCACTCGCCTCGGGTGAGACGGTCGTCGTCTCCGACGGCGCCACATCGGGTATCTGGGCGCCGATTGCACCCCGTGACGACTCGTGGGGGGTCGTCGCCGTCGAGGGGGCCGTCGATGGGTCGGTCGCCGACCGGGACGTCGTGTTCGTCGAGTCGGTGGCGACGCTGTTGGCGGTCGCGCTCGCTCGTCACTACCGGGAGATCGAAGCCGAGGCGCGACGCGACTTCGAGGTCGCGGTCAACAACCTCCACGACGTCGTCCGCGACGTGACGGCGGCGGTCATCGATCGGTCCACTCGAGAGGAGATCGAGCAGACCGTCTGTGACCGACTCGCCGACTCCGAATCCTACGAGTTCGCGTGGATCGGCGCGGTCGACGAAACAGCCGACACGGTGTCGCTGCGCGCGGAGGCGGGCGTCGAGGGCTACCTCGACGAGGTGACGCTCTCGGTCGACCCCGACGCCGACCCGGACGGTGGGCCGACGGCCGATGCCGTACGAACGAGGACGGCGCAGTTCACGAACGACGCCCGTACAGACCCCCGCCATGCGCCGGTCCGCGACCGTGTGCGACAGTTCGGCTTCCGCTCCTCGGCGGCCATCCCGATCACTCACGAGGGGACGATCTACGGCGTGTTGAACGTCTACGCGGCGAGGCCGAACGCCTTCGGGGAGCGCGAACGAGACGTGATCGCGCAGTTGGGGGAGGTCGTCGGCCACGCCATCGCCGCCGCCGAGCGCAAGCAGGCGCTGTTGAGCGACGAACTCGTCGAACTCACCGTCCGTATCGACGACGTGTTTGAGGGCGTCGCCACGTCCGTCCCCCCTGCCGGCACGTTCACCTTCGACTACATGGTCCCGCTGTCGGGCGGCGACTTCCTCGTGTACGGGACGGCGACGCCCGACGCGATGTCGTTCTTGCGGGACGTCGAGGAGCACAACCCCGAGTGGGACTCGGTCACCGTGCGCTCACACGGCCCCCCGGTCACGTTCGAACTCCGTGGCGTCGACCTCCCGGTGTTCTCCGCCATCGCCTCGCGGGGCGGGCACCTCGAACGCGCCGTCGTCGACGAGGGCGACCTCCGGATGACGCTGTACTTCGCGCCGTCGGTCGACATCCCGGGCGCCATCGAGACGCTCCGCCGGAACTACCCGCAGACGGTGTTGCGTCGGCGCCGGCAGTTCACTCGCTCGTTCGAGGACACCGTCCGCGTTCACCGCAGGATGGTCACCGATCTCACCGACCGCCAGCGGACGGCACTCGAGGCCGCCTACCACGCCGGATTCTTCGAGTGGCCCCGCGACACGTCCGGCGAGGAGGTGGCCGCCGCCATGGACGTGGCGCCGCCGACGTTCCACCAGCACCTCCGGAAGGCGCAGCGCAAAGTGTACGACGCAGTGTTCGAGTCGCCAATCGAGCGACCGGAGTGA
- a CDS encoding DUF7344 domain-containing protein has protein sequence MVYSRTESATKNRHANDLTESEWHDLLASARRRAVLSVVEESRETIELEALAARVAETLDDATVDDERDLVISLHHVHLPKLSDFGVITYDPVSGWVDPTPSK, from the coding sequence ATGGTGTATTCACGAACCGAATCGGCGACGAAGAACAGGCACGCGAACGATCTGACCGAAAGCGAGTGGCACGACCTACTGGCTTCGGCCCGCCGTCGTGCCGTCCTCAGTGTCGTCGAAGAGTCCCGCGAAACGATCGAGTTGGAGGCCCTCGCCGCACGCGTCGCCGAGACGCTCGACGACGCTACCGTAGACGACGAGCGCGACCTCGTCATCTCTCTCCACCACGTCCACCTGCCGAAGCTGTCCGACTTCGGCGTGATCACCTACGACCCGGTGTCGGGCTGGGTCGACCCGACCCCGAGCAAGTAG
- the coxB gene encoding cytochrome c oxidase subunit II — MRRHRGLAEVLAVVGLVVVGVAGVVALSASPAAAQSVNRDAIDNLNEQLLYVALPLVLFVEITLVYAVYRFRDNDDPTPTTKDSPLEITWTAATGVILLFVGVSAYFVLANPYITPAAASGPTVETDGDPVEVDVVAYQWGWEFRYPDANVTTDTRLVLPRGRDVVLSLHTRDVIHSFYVPDLGLKQDAVPGQTTPIRTRATETGEYRLYCAELCGVGHARMHGTVTVVSPSAYDEWLATGELPADESTTASENATAVRQAGIAF, encoded by the coding sequence ATGCGCAGACACCGCGGACTCGCGGAGGTGCTCGCGGTCGTCGGACTGGTCGTCGTGGGCGTCGCCGGAGTCGTGGCGCTGTCGGCGTCGCCCGCGGCCGCCCAGTCGGTCAATCGGGACGCCATCGACAACCTCAACGAGCAACTGCTGTACGTCGCGTTGCCCCTCGTGCTGTTCGTCGAGATCACGCTCGTGTACGCCGTCTACCGCTTCCGTGACAACGACGACCCGACGCCAACGACGAAGGACTCGCCGCTTGAGATCACCTGGACGGCGGCGACGGGGGTGATCCTTCTGTTCGTCGGCGTCTCGGCGTACTTCGTGCTCGCGAACCCCTACATCACACCCGCCGCCGCGAGCGGCCCAACGGTCGAGACCGACGGCGACCCCGTCGAGGTGGACGTCGTCGCCTACCAGTGGGGGTGGGAGTTCCGCTACCCCGACGCCAACGTGACGACCGACACGCGTCTCGTGCTCCCACGGGGCCGCGACGTCGTCCTCTCGTTGCACACCCGGGACGTGATCCACTCGTTCTACGTCCCCGACCTCGGCCTCAAACAGGACGCGGTCCCCGGCCAGACGACGCCGATCCGAACCCGTGCGACCGAGACCGGCGAGTACCGACTGTACTGCGCCGAGTTGTGCGGGGTCGGGCACGCGCGGATGCACGGCACCGTCACGGTCGTCTCCCCGTCAGCGTACGACGAGTGGCTCGCGACCGGAGAACTCCCTGCCGACGAATCGACCACCGCCTCGGAGAACGCCACCGCCGTTCGGCAGGCCGGGATCGCGTTCTGA
- a CDS encoding DUF6789 family protein → MNRAVVEVTVLATLFVACVGLWWRARGDRLTSDGGYVERDALLDEIERLQQEALRWLTTTNHREIGLLYIAFGTVAGLWGGVDAMMLRTELLTPAADIWTPETYNALFTTHGLTMLIFFVAPVFFGIGNYVLPLMIDADDMAFPRVNAIGFWLLPPALLLARAGLFFQVAGQGLTLFVDPDSIPFILTVREVAVGWTLYAPLSIQSPNPQVDLLLVGLHLSGVATTVGAINFIATVAFERGEGVTWANLDIFSWNMLVTSGIALFAFPLLGSALVMLLMDRNFATTFFAVEGGGPILWQHLFWFWGHPEVYILFLPATGLMSLILPKFVGRSLFGFRAVVYSTLGLSVLSFGVWAHHMFATGIDPRLKASFMAVSIAIAVPSAIKVFNWLTTMWDGDVRLTAPMILCVGGIGTFIIGGVTGVFLAVIPIDILYHGTYYVVGHFHLIVVGIIPFLMIAASYYWYPLITGRWYDRRLARFQSVLLVFGSTVTFMTLLVIGGLGLPRRQAIYPAEYQLAQQIATVGAYVVGLSALLWLYNMLVSYWQGARVETTDPWDLKRTNQFTNEWQWFERRLVDRYDMDPYEPDPDEVRPAFDAEAASASSLTAGAVGSTWRTVVENASVAAAGGVVGTVLMAGGLGTAALVGVFDPIALTELAELVGLPGTPLVGALLFLVGGAVTWPLLFLAFAEYLPGRLLFETGLVFATIISSGFLIAFYTGQTGLAFVGYVAFVLVAHWAYGVGLAVTFRYLQAKRRERHDHAGTEA, encoded by the coding sequence ATGAACCGCGCAGTCGTCGAGGTGACGGTGTTGGCGACGCTGTTCGTCGCCTGCGTCGGCTTGTGGTGGCGTGCCCGGGGCGACCGGCTGACGAGCGACGGGGGCTACGTCGAACGCGACGCGCTCCTCGACGAGATCGAACGGCTCCAGCAGGAGGCGCTGCGATGGCTCACGACGACGAACCACCGTGAGATCGGCCTGCTGTACATCGCGTTCGGCACCGTCGCGGGGCTGTGGGGCGGCGTCGACGCGATGATGCTCCGGACGGAGTTGCTCACGCCCGCGGCGGACATCTGGACGCCGGAGACGTACAACGCGCTGTTCACCACCCACGGGCTGACGATGCTCATCTTCTTCGTCGCGCCCGTGTTCTTCGGCATCGGCAACTACGTCCTCCCGCTGATGATCGACGCAGACGACATGGCGTTCCCGCGGGTGAACGCGATTGGCTTCTGGCTGCTCCCGCCGGCGCTCCTGCTCGCGCGAGCGGGACTGTTCTTCCAGGTCGCGGGGCAGGGACTCACGCTGTTCGTCGACCCAGACTCCATCCCGTTCATCCTCACGGTCAGAGAGGTGGCGGTCGGGTGGACGCTGTACGCGCCGCTGTCGATCCAGTCGCCGAACCCACAAGTGGACCTCCTACTGGTCGGCCTGCACCTCAGCGGCGTCGCGACGACGGTGGGCGCGATCAACTTCATCGCGACCGTCGCCTTCGAGCGCGGCGAGGGGGTCACGTGGGCGAATCTGGACATCTTCTCGTGGAACATGCTCGTCACCAGCGGCATCGCGCTGTTCGCGTTCCCGCTGCTGGGGTCGGCGCTGGTGATGCTGCTCATGGACCGCAACTTCGCGACGACGTTCTTCGCCGTCGAGGGCGGCGGCCCCATCCTCTGGCAGCACCTGTTCTGGTTCTGGGGCCACCCCGAGGTGTACATCCTGTTCCTCCCGGCGACGGGGCTGATGAGCCTCATCCTTCCGAAGTTCGTCGGCCGGTCGTTGTTCGGCTTCCGCGCGGTCGTCTACTCGACACTGGGGCTGTCGGTGCTCTCCTTCGGCGTCTGGGCGCACCACATGTTCGCGACGGGCATCGACCCGCGGCTGAAGGCGTCGTTCATGGCGGTGTCCATCGCCATCGCCGTCCCGAGCGCGATCAAGGTGTTCAACTGGCTCACGACGATGTGGGACGGCGACGTCCGCCTGACCGCGCCGATGATCCTCTGTGTCGGCGGCATCGGGACGTTCATCATCGGTGGGGTGACCGGCGTGTTCCTCGCGGTCATCCCCATCGACATCCTCTACCACGGCACCTACTACGTCGTCGGCCACTTCCACCTCATCGTCGTTGGCATCATCCCCTTCCTGATGATCGCCGCCAGCTACTACTGGTACCCGCTCATCACCGGGCGCTGGTACGATCGGCGACTCGCCCGGTTCCAGTCCGTGCTCCTCGTGTTCGGCTCGACGGTCACGTTCATGACCCTGCTCGTCATCGGCGGCCTCGGCCTCCCGCGGCGACAGGCGATCTACCCCGCAGAGTACCAACTGGCCCAGCAGATCGCGACCGTCGGCGCGTACGTCGTCGGCCTCTCGGCGCTGCTGTGGCTGTACAACATGCTCGTGTCGTACTGGCAGGGCGCCCGCGTCGAGACGACCGACCCGTGGGACCTCAAGCGGACGAACCAGTTCACCAACGAGTGGCAGTGGTTCGAACGACGGCTCGTCGACCGGTACGATATGGACCCGTACGAACCCGACCCCGACGAGGTGCGCCCCGCGTTCGACGCCGAGGCGGCGTCGGCGAGTTCGCTCACCGCCGGCGCGGTGGGGTCGACGTGGCGGACGGTCGTCGAGAACGCCTCGGTCGCCGCCGCGGGCGGTGTCGTCGGGACAGTGTTGATGGCGGGCGGCCTCGGCACCGCCGCACTCGTCGGCGTGTTCGATCCGATCGCGCTCACCGAGTTGGCCGAACTCGTCGGCCTCCCGGGGACGCCGCTGGTCGGCGCGCTGTTGTTCCTCGTGGGCGGCGCGGTAACGTGGCCGCTGCTGTTCCTCGCGTTCGCGGAGTACCTCCCGGGGCGACTGCTGTTCGAGACGGGGCTGGTGTTCGCGACGATCATCTCCTCGGGGTTCCTCATCGCCTTCTACACCGGGCAGACGGGGCTCGCGTTCGTCGGCTACGTCGCGTTCGTCCTCGTCGCTCACTGGGCGTACGGCGTCGGCCTCGCGGTCACGTTCCGCTACCTCCAGGCAAAGCGGCGCGAGCGCCACGACCACGCGGGGACGGAGGCGTGA